The following is a genomic window from Candidatus Sulfotelmatobacter sp..
AGCGCGCGTCTTCGACGGTAAACGCGTCGTCAACGCCTGGAAGGACGGCCATGTTGGGTTCATCGAGATGGATGACCCGCCGGCGAATACCTACACCCACGAGATGATGCGACAGCTCGACGACGCAATACTCGATGCGCGGTTCGACGATGCGATCGAAGTCATCGTCGTGACCGGTAAGGGCGAGAAGTTCTTTTCGGCCGGCGCGAATGTAGCGATGCTCGGCGCAGTCAGTCCGCAGTTCAAATACAATTTCTGCTTACACGCTAACGAAACGCTCAATCGCCTGGAACAGACGCCCAAGCTCATCGTCGCCGCGCTCAACGGGCACTGCGTCGGCGGGGGCATGGAAATCGCGATGGCGGCCGACATCCGCATCGCGCGCAAGGACGCAGGCAAGATCGGCTTGCCGGAGGTTTCACTCGGCGTCCTGCCCGGAACCGGCGGTACCCAGCGCCTAGCGCGACTCGTCGGCAAAGCGCGCGCCATCGAGTTGATGACGCTGGGCAAGACCTTCAGCTACGAACAGGCATTGGATTGGGGCATCGTCAGCGATATCTATGAAGGCTCGGCCGACGAGTTTCGGGCGCAGATCCTCGATTATGCGCGGCAGTTCTGCACCCCGAACAAAGCGCCGATGGCCGTGGGATTCATCAAACGCAGCGTGCAGACGGGCTGGGAGCTTCCGTTGCAGGACGCGCTCGCCCTCGAGCGCGAGCTGCAGGCTCAGCTCTTCAAGAGCGACGACGCGAAAGAGGGCATCGGCGCCTACACCGAAAAACGCGTCGCGCGCTTCAAGAACACATAGTGCGCCGCTGGGAGACGCTGACGTCGTTGGCCGCGGTCATTCTGGCGAGCGTCTCGGGTTTTCCCGTTCCCGGACGGCTTTGGTACGCCGGATTCGCGATCGCATTGATCGCCGTGGTCGGCGGCGCGCACGTGCATCGAACGCTCACCGGGCAGCGGCTAACGCCGAGCGGTCCTTCACCCGAGGAGCTTGCCCGCCGCATTCGCGAGCAGCGCAACCGGCGCTAACCACCCCTCTCGCGCTCCAGCATCGCTTCGTAGACCGCGTCGACGTTGGCCAGCGTGTCGATCTCGTCGACGGGTTTGTCGTCACGAATCCGCACGATACGTGGAAAACGCAGCGCGTAGCCGCTCTGGTGCAGCGCGCTCCTTTGGACGATGTCGAACGCGACCTCCAGCACGATACGAGGTTCGACCGCGAAGGCACGCCCGTACCCCGGTCCGTCGACGCGATGCTCGAGAAACCACGGCGTGAGCGTGGCGATCTCGGCATCCGTCAACCCGGAATAGGCTTTGCCGATCGTGAGCAGTTCGTCGTTGCTCCCGCGCACCGCGAAGGTGTAATCGGAAAGCACTTTGGCGCGCTTACCGTGGCCCCACTCCACGCCTACCACCACCACGTCGAGCGTCGCCAGCTCGCGCTTGAGCTTGAGCCACCACTTACCGCGCCGGCCCGGCACGTAGGGCGAGTCCGCACGCTTGAACACCGCACCCTCGTGACCGCGAAGGCGCGCAGCCTCGAAGCGCGCGTTGATCTCCTCGGCGCTTACCTCGAGTTCGAAGCGTTCGAAGGGCGCGAGAAGCAGATGCGCGTTCGGCACGAGCGCTTCCGCCAACCGCGAGCGCCGTTCGTGCAACGGCCGGTCGAGGAGGAGTGCATCGCCGATCGTCATCGCGTCGAAGACCACGTACTGCAACGGCACTTCTGCCAGCAGCCGCGCATCGATCTCCTTGCGCTGCAGCCGCGCCTGCAGCGTGCGAAACGGCAGCACTTTGCCGTCACGCGAGGCGATGATCTCGCCGTCGAGCATCATGCGCCGCGGCTGATCCCGAAGTGCCGCCGCGATCTCCGGATAGGAGCGCGTCACGTCGTTGAGGGTGCGGGAGAAGAGCGTGACGTGCGCGCCGTCAACGTGCGCCTGGGCTCGAATGCCGTCGTACTTGTCCTCAGCGAACCAGGCGTGACCCGCCAAATCCGTATAGTGCTCACCGTACGCCATCGCCGAGGCGAGCATGAAGCCGATTGGCGACCCGAGCCGCATGCGAAGGTCATCGAGCCTGCCGAGCCGGGCCGCAGCCGCGACGGCGCCCACGTCGCCGCTCACCATGGCCGCGCGCCGGATTCGCTCCTGCGTCTCGTCGAATGCGGCGGCGATCGCGTCGAGCACCAATCCCTCGCGCAAGCCGATCCGCAGATCGCCGGTCATGATCTTGATCACGTACGTGGCTTCGAGCGGGTCGCCACACGCGGCCAAGATGCGCTCGCACAAGTGAAGCCGCCGCTTTCCCGCCGCGCGTCCGGACGCGGCGGCGATCTCTTCGAAGATCGCGGCCAGCGAGGACGGCGTTAGCCGTTCGTCGTGAAAGAGCGCGAGATCGACGGATTCGCGCGCAAGCGGACCGAGCGCGTCACCGAGGTCACCGTGTTCGCGATAACCCGCACGCAGTTGGGCGGCGGTGACGCCCCAGACGTGCTCCGCCGCTTCGACGATCGTACGACCGCCGATCGAGAGCTGCTTCTGCTCGCGTGCGCCAAATGGGTTGCCGGTGAAAAAGCGCGTTGCGGGCGCCAGATCGACATCGTCGCGGCCGCGTAGATACGCCGCGAGGATGGCGACTTTCTCGAGCTTTCCGCTCGAGGCGGCAACGGCGGCGCAGGTGCGGGCGAAGGCGATCATGGAAGCTCTTTTCCATGGTAACGGCCTTCATCCTGATGAACGTCTCCCGCACGCACCTCCGGTCGATTGCCGACGATCTGCTCGCGATCGACGGCATTGCCGAGGTCTACTCGGTAGCCGGTCCATTCGACATCGTCGCGGTGGCTCGCGTGCGAGCGCACGACGATCTCAACGATCTGGTAACCGAGCACGTCGCGGCGCTCGAAGGGATCGAGAACACCGAGACGCTGATCGCGTTCAAGACGTTCGCCAAGAAAGATCTCGGGCTGCTTTGGGACATCGGTATCGACTAGCGGTCATTGCGCTCCTGGTCGTCTCAGCCGCTACGAATGCGCGCGCGCAGTCGAACGGCGAGGACCTCAGCACGGCAGCTGCGCACTTTAAATCGGCAATCGCGCGTATGAACGCACTACCGGTTCCGCCGGCGCTGCATTATCAGGTACGGATTGCTACTACCGGCGGCACGGTAAGCGCTACCGCCATGAAAGTCGTGTTCTTTCCGGGCGCCGGCCTACGTACAGACGCCTCGTACGAAGCCGACCTCAGCTTGACGTCGACAAGCGCGCCGTCGCCGATCTTGAACCCAACCTGGGGGTCGGCGTTTGGCTGGATGGAGCATCGCAGCATGCTCGTGCATGCCGCACGCTCGCCCGCGCCGTCGTCGGCGGCGGTCGACGTGCGGTTGCCCACGATCGTCGTCGTCGCCGCTGCGCCGGCTGCGATCTACCGCGTCGTGCACGAGCAAGACGAGGCCTGTCCCAACGGCGAGCCCGGCTGGCGGCAGCAGGTCATTGCGGTACGCGATGCTGATTCGCATCCGCTCGTCGCGACGGTCATCAACCAGCGAACCGGACTCTTCTGTGCGCTCGACTATCAGGAATCGGTGGAAGGCAGCGGCGCGGTCGCGGCGCAAGGCTCTGCTGAACTACGTTTTGCGACGACGGGGCCGTACTACCTCATGACCGGCGCGCATTTCAGTATGCACGCGGAAAGCGAGCGCGGACCGGCGAGCATGTCGGCCGAGATTTCGCTCAGCGATTTCGAACCGTTACGGTAGTTCGATGCGGTACAGATCCGCGCCGTCCAGCCACAGCCGCTGCATCTTGCCCTCGAAGAGCGTGTCGAAGCGCACCGTGGAATCGCCAAGGGTATAGGTTCCGTTGGCGTTTGTGCGCAGGGGATTGAGGCCGTCCGTGGTCAGTTTGCCCTTGACGATGACGACGCGAATGACGACCGGCGAGCCGAAGATCGAGTTTTCGTAGCGGCCGACGAGTCGATCCCACGCGGCGGGATGCGCGAACGTGGTAGGACCGGCGTGCTTGCCGTTGACGTAGAACGCGCTCCCGTTGGTGAAGCCGTCGACGGCCTTGGCCTTATTGCGCTCGAATGCGACGTAGAAGATCGTAAAGCGCGGATCGTCGGTCCAAAAAATGTCCCGATCCGCGGCGACGAGTTGATAACTCTTCGCGCCGTCGTGCAGCGCGAGCGTGCCGTTATCGTTAGCGACGACGACGCCGGTACCGCTCGCGCTGCGATAGGTGCCCACGTAGTCGCTCGCGGCGATTTTCGGCGGAGCGATCGGCGGTCCGGAGGGCGGCGGCGGCAACGGCTGTCCCAGACTCTGTGCGCGCAGCACCGCCATCGCATACTTCACGATCGCGCATGGGTGCAGCGGCGCTTCGACCAGATTCGATAGGCCGATCGCACCGAAACCGCGGGTGAGATTGGCTTGAAAGCAGGCGGTGTATCCCGAGACGCCGCCGGTGTGACCGACGAGATGATCCCCGCCGGTGTGGAAAACGGAGAGGCCGTAGCCGTATTCGTGATAAAACGCGGGCCACTCCGCTAATTCCACATGCTTCGCTACGTCAGGCGCGCCATCGTTGAAATGGTCGGCGCTGGTCATTGCCGCGAAGGTCGCGGGTTTGAGCAGCTGCGCGCCGTTTGCGGCCTTCCCACCGTTCAAATAGAAGCGGATGTATGCTGCCATATCCCCGGGCGTCGAGATCACGGAGCCCGCCGGATCGACGAAGTCGGTGAAGGGCGACGGTATCAGCACGGGATGCGGCGGTGCGGCGACGTAGTCGGCATCGCGGAATTGATAGCCGGTCGCGGTGGGAGCCGAGAGCGTGCGATCGTTGAATACCGCAAAGCTATCGCTCATGCCGAGCGGCGCAAAGACGTGATTTTCGATGTTGGTTTGCCAGCTGTCGCGCGAGACCGCAGCCACGATCGCTCCGACGGTGCCGAAGCCGTCATTCGAATATGACCACGCGGTGCCGGGCGGAAAGAGCGTGTGCGCGTTGCGCAGCGCCGCGATCGCGAAGCCGTATTGCTGGAAGGTGTAGTCGTCGGGCACGCCTGCGGTGTGCGAGAGGAGCTGGTGAACCAGAATCGGCGCACCCTTCGAGTGGATCGACCACGACGGTAAATACTGCTGCACCCGCGCGTTCAGATCGATGAGGCCTTTGTCGTGCAACTGCAGCAGCGCAACCGTCGTCATCGATTTCGAAATCGAACCAATCGGAAAACGCGTGTCAGGGCCGACCGGCGTTTTGCTCGCAACGTCCGCCATGCCTACGGTAATGATCGCCAGCGTGTGGGTGCGGTCGGTAATCGCGACCGACATCCCCGGCGCGCCCTGATCCTTCAGCGCTTGCGGAGCGTAGGCGCGAATCGCGGCGATCGCATCGTCGAGCGTCGGTGCCGTCGACGATGTCTGCGCCGGCGCAGGCGCGATTTGCGCGGCGAATCCGAGGGCCAGAAGAAGGCTAAAAAAGCGAGAGTTGCGCATGGTCCTCCATATACTCGGCGTCGACGCCGAGTGCACGCAGCCGGTAGACGAAATCGCGGCAACCGTGGTTGAGGAGCACTTTGCGCGGTTGCGCCCGTTCGACGTATTGCAACAGCGCGGGATAATCGGCGTGATCGGAGAGCGCGAAGCCGCGCTCCGTTCCATAACGGAGGAGCGCGCCGCGATCGAGCGACCAGCCGGTCAGCACGGCCGTGCGTACCGGTGTCTTGCGCAGCGCCTTGGGTAACGCCTTTCCACCGGGCGGCCAAATCAGCACGCTGCGCCTATCGAAGGTCGCTGCGTCGTAGCGCGTGTACGGAGGCAGCGGCACCTCACACGCAGCGTAGACCTGTGCCAAGGTATAGACCGCGTCGTGCACCGTTAGCGGCAACCCGGCACCGCCGAGAATCGCCATCGCCTCTTGTGCCTTGCCGAGCGAATAGGCGAAGAACACCGGTACCGCGTCGCCGTCGAGTGTCTCGCGCGCGAAAGCGATCATCTGCGCCGCGACCTCGTCGTGCGGCGGGAAAACATACTGCGGTCGCCCGTAGGTGCACTCCATCAAGACGACATCGCAGCGTTTGACTTCCGGGGGTTCGACCGTCAGCGAGGTGCGCAACTTGAAGTCGCCGGTATAGACGAAGCGTCCGCTTTCGCCCTCGATCATCAGTTGCGCGCTGCCGAGGATGTGGCCGGCCGAGAAGAGGCTCAGCCGATAATCACGCTCTTCCCAGGGCTCGTTAAAGGCATGCTCTTCAAATGCGACCGCCGCGTGCCGCGCAAACCGGGCGCGGCAAATGCGTGCGGTGTTGGGAGTCGCGACCAGCGTCCGGTGTTCGCGCGCATGATCGCTATGGCCGTGCGATACGTAGCAGCGCTGCTGCGAGCGCAGGCTGTCGATCCACAGGTCGAGCGCTTCGACGTAGAGGGACTTCTGAGAGCGAGAGAACACCTCCCGAACATTCGTTCGGCGTGGCGGGATTCACTCCAGCCGCGCAACAGTATGCCGATGGGATGGGGTTAAAGAAGAAACTATGGCACGCATCTATGAGAACCTGGCCGACACGTTCGGCAATACGCCCCTCGTCAAGATCCCGCGGCTCAACAAGGGGCTCGGCGGCACGGTGCTGGTTAAAATGGAGTCGTTCAATCCCGCCGGATCCGTCAAGGACCGCATCGGCGTCTCGATGATCGAGGCGGCCGAGCGTGACGGGCGCCTGCTTCCCGGGATGAAGATCCTGGAGCCGACCAGCGGCAACACCGGGATCGCCCTCGCCTTCGTGGCGGCTGCTAAGGGATATCAGTGCATTCTGGTGATGCCCGACACGATGACGATCGAGCGGCGCAGTCTGTTGAAAGCGTATGGCGCGCAGGTCATTCTGACGCCGGGTGCTGACGGCATGAAGGGTGCGATTGCGAAGGCGTTGGAGATTTATACGGCTGAGCCGAACAAATATTTCATGCCGCAGCAATTCGAGAATCCGGCCAACCCCGAGATTCATCGCCGCACGACCGCCGAAGAAATTTGGCGCGACACCGACGGCGCCGTCGATATCTTCATCGCAATGGTCGGCACCGGCGGCACGATCACCGGCGTCGGCGAAGTACTCAAGCAACGCAAGGCCGGCGTCAAAGTCATTGCCGGCGAACCGGATGCTTCGCCGGTGCTTACGGGGGGTGCCCCCGGGCCGCACAAAATCCAAGGCACCGGCACCGGATTCATTCCCAAAGTGCTCGACACTCACGTATACGACGAGGTGATCCGGGTGACCGATGCGGATGCGATCGCCACCGCACGACGCCTCGCACGCGAGGAAGGCATGCTTGTCGGCATCTCTGCCGGTGCGAACGTGTGGGCGGCGCTACAAGTCGCGGCGCGTCCCGAGTCGGCCGGCAAAACGATCGTCACGATCGGCTGCGACACCGGCGAGCGCTACCTGAGCAATCCGGTGTTCGCCGATCAAGAAGCGGTGGTGGTCGAACCCGCGCTCGTTATTTGATGCACGTTGAGGTCACGCGCGGCGACCTGGTAGAGTCCGTCCACCACGTCGCCGCCTGCGCGGCAACCGCGCGCGGTGACGTGATCCTACAGGCCGGCGATATCGAATCGCCGGTCTTTCTGCGTTCAACCGCCAAGCCGTTCATCGCTGCGGCGGCAATCGAGGCCGGCGTCCGCGAGGCGTTCGATCTCGATATGCGCGAGATTGCCGTCATGAGCGCCTCGCACGTCGGCGAGCCGTTTCACATCGCGGCGGTGCGTTCGCTCTTGCAAAAGATTGGGCTCGACGAATCGGCCTTGCAATGCGGCGCGCATTTGCCGTACGACGAAGCGGCTGCACATGACATGCTCCGTCACGGTAAAGCGCCGACCGCGATCGACAATAACTGTTCGGGCAAGCACGCCGGTATTCTCGCGCTCTGTCGCGCCTTGGGCGGCGATGTGGCGACGTACATGGACGTGGACAATCCGGCGCAGCGGCATATCCTGGCATTTTGTGCGCGTCTTTCCGACGACGACCCGGCAACGTGGCCGCTTGGCATCGACGGCTGCGGGATTCCGGTCTACGCTACCGGACTGCGGAGAGCGGCGATGGCCTTTGCGCGCTTTGGATCGCTGACCGAACTTTCGCCGCGAGACGCGCAAGCGTTGCTCGTCGTACGCGACGCGATGGTGTCGCATCCCGAATACGTTTCCGGGACGGGACAGTTCGACACGCGGGTGATGAGCGCCGGTGCAGGAGCGCTCGCGTGTAAATCGGGTGCCGAGGGCGTCCATGGCCTGACGCTGATCCCCCAGGGCATCGGCACGGCGCTCAAAGTCCTCGACGGAACCCCCCGTGCGCGCGGACCGGCGGTGTTGGCGATGTTGCGCGCTCTAGGTAGTCCGGCCGCCCATGCGACCGCCCTAGCCGCCTTCATCGAGCCGATCGTGTATAATCGGGCAGGGCATGCCGTCGGAGCGATCCGCGCAGTCTCTGACTTCGCCGTCGAACAAGCGAGTACGTAAGCACTAAAATTGCGTGACTATCTGCGCCTGCTGCAAGAGCGGGTATTGATTTACGACGGCGCCATGGGCACACAGCTCATGGCGCTTGAACTGTCCGCCAAGGATTTTGGCGGCGACCGGTATTTGGGCTGCTACGAGGCGCTCGTACTGACGCGCCCGGACGCGATACGCGCGATCCATACCGCCTATCTCGAGGCCGGCGCAGACGTGGTCGAGACGGACTCGTTCACCGCCTCGCGGCTCAAACTCGACGAATTCGGGCTCGGCGACAAAACGCACGAGATCAATCGCCGCTCGGCGGAACTCGCGCGCGAGGCGTGTGACGCGATTGCGACCCCCGATCGCCCGCGCTTCGTGGCCGGCGCGATGGGTCCGACCGGAATGCTCATTTCGTCCTCGGATCCGACGCTCTCGAAAGTCACCTTCGAACAACTCGCCGGCATCTACGGCGAGCAAGCTCGTGGACTGGTCGAAGGGGGCGCCGACCTGCTCTTGCTCGAGACGATGCAAGATCTGCTCGAGCTCAAGGCCGCCATCGCCGGGATCACGCGTGAGTTCGGTCGCGGAATGCGGCGCGTTCCGATTCAGGCGCAGCCGACGTTGATCACCGAGGGCCGCATGTTGCTCGGCACCGACATCCGCGCAATCACCGCGACGCTCGATGCCCTGCCGATCGACGTCATCGGGCTCAACTGCTCGACCGGGCCGGCGCA
Proteins encoded in this region:
- a CDS encoding enoyl-CoA hydratase/isomerase family protein, which produces MTTTNGKAEITAFGREARVFDGKRVVNAWKDGHVGFIEMDDPPANTYTHEMMRQLDDAILDARFDDAIEVIVVTGKGEKFFSAGANVAMLGAVSPQFKYNFCLHANETLNRLEQTPKLIVAALNGHCVGGGMEIAMAADIRIARKDAGKIGLPEVSLGVLPGTGGTQRLARLVGKARAIELMTLGKTFSYEQALDWGIVSDIYEGSADEFRAQILDYARQFCTPNKAPMAVGFIKRSVQTGWELPLQDALALERELQAQLFKSDDAKEGIGAYTEKRVARFKNT
- a CDS encoding ATP-dependent DNA ligase, whose amino-acid sequence is MIAFARTCAAVAASSGKLEKVAILAAYLRGRDDVDLAPATRFFTGNPFGAREQKQLSIGGRTIVEAAEHVWGVTAAQLRAGYREHGDLGDALGPLARESVDLALFHDERLTPSSLAAIFEEIAAASGRAAGKRRLHLCERILAACGDPLEATYVIKIMTGDLRIGLREGLVLDAIAAAFDETQERIRRAAMVSGDVGAVAAAARLGRLDDLRMRLGSPIGFMLASAMAYGEHYTDLAGHAWFAEDKYDGIRAQAHVDGAHVTLFSRTLNDVTRSYPEIAAALRDQPRRMMLDGEIIASRDGKVLPFRTLQARLQRKEIDARLLAEVPLQYVVFDAMTIGDALLLDRPLHERRSRLAEALVPNAHLLLAPFERFELEVSAEEINARFEAARLRGHEGAVFKRADSPYVPGRRGKWWLKLKRELATLDVVVVGVEWGHGKRAKVLSDYTFAVRGSNDELLTIGKAYSGLTDAEIATLTPWFLEHRVDGPGYGRAFAVEPRIVLEVAFDIVQRSALHQSGYALRFPRIVRIRDDKPVDEIDTLANVDAVYEAMLERERGG
- a CDS encoding Lrp/AsnC ligand binding domain-containing protein — its product is MVTAFILMNVSRTHLRSIADDLLAIDGIAEVYSVAGPFDIVAVARVRAHDDLNDLVTEHVAALEGIENTETLIAFKTFAKKDLGLLWDIGID
- a CDS encoding serine hydrolase domain-containing protein — protein: MRNSRFFSLLLALGFAAQIAPAPAQTSSTAPTLDDAIAAIRAYAPQALKDQGAPGMSVAITDRTHTLAIITVGMADVASKTPVGPDTRFPIGSISKSMTTVALLQLHDKGLIDLNARVQQYLPSWSIHSKGAPILVHQLLSHTAGVPDDYTFQQYGFAIAALRNAHTLFPPGTAWSYSNDGFGTVGAIVAAVSRDSWQTNIENHVFAPLGMSDSFAVFNDRTLSAPTATGYQFRDADYVAAPPHPVLIPSPFTDFVDPAGSVISTPGDMAAYIRFYLNGGKAANGAQLLKPATFAAMTSADHFNDGAPDVAKHVELAEWPAFYHEYGYGLSVFHTGGDHLVGHTGGVSGYTACFQANLTRGFGAIGLSNLVEAPLHPCAIVKYAMAVLRAQSLGQPLPPPPSGPPIAPPKIAASDYVGTYRSASGTGVVVANDNGTLALHDGAKSYQLVAADRDIFWTDDPRFTIFYVAFERNKAKAVDGFTNGSAFYVNGKHAGPTTFAHPAAWDRLVGRYENSIFGSPVVIRVVIVKGKLTTDGLNPLRTNANGTYTLGDSTVRFDTLFEGKMQRLWLDGADLYRIELP
- a CDS encoding MBL fold metallo-hydrolase RNA specificity domain-containing protein, giving the protein MFSRSQKSLYVEALDLWIDSLRSQQRCYVSHGHSDHAREHRTLVATPNTARICRARFARHAAVAFEEHAFNEPWEERDYRLSLFSAGHILGSAQLMIEGESGRFVYTGDFKLRTSLTVEPPEVKRCDVVLMECTYGRPQYVFPPHDEVAAQMIAFARETLDGDAVPVFFAYSLGKAQEAMAILGGAGLPLTVHDAVYTLAQVYAACEVPLPPYTRYDAATFDRRSVLIWPPGGKALPKALRKTPVRTAVLTGWSLDRGALLRYGTERGFALSDHADYPALLQYVERAQPRKVLLNHGCRDFVYRLRALGVDAEYMEDHAQLSLF
- the cysK gene encoding cysteine synthase A, with amino-acid sequence MARIYENLADTFGNTPLVKIPRLNKGLGGTVLVKMESFNPAGSVKDRIGVSMIEAAERDGRLLPGMKILEPTSGNTGIALAFVAAAKGYQCILVMPDTMTIERRSLLKAYGAQVILTPGADGMKGAIAKALEIYTAEPNKYFMPQQFENPANPEIHRRTTAEEIWRDTDGAVDIFIAMVGTGGTITGVGEVLKQRKAGVKVIAGEPDASPVLTGGAPGPHKIQGTGTGFIPKVLDTHVYDEVIRVTDADAIATARRLAREEGMLVGISAGANVWAALQVAARPESAGKTIVTIGCDTGERYLSNPVFADQEAVVVEPALVI
- a CDS encoding asparaginase, with protein sequence MHVEVTRGDLVESVHHVAACAATARGDVILQAGDIESPVFLRSTAKPFIAAAAIEAGVREAFDLDMREIAVMSASHVGEPFHIAAVRSLLQKIGLDESALQCGAHLPYDEAAAHDMLRHGKAPTAIDNNCSGKHAGILALCRALGGDVATYMDVDNPAQRHILAFCARLSDDDPATWPLGIDGCGIPVYATGLRRAAMAFARFGSLTELSPRDAQALLVVRDAMVSHPEYVSGTGQFDTRVMSAGAGALACKSGAEGVHGLTLIPQGIGTALKVLDGTPRARGPAVLAMLRALGSPAAHATALAAFIEPIVYNRAGHAVGAIRAVSDFAVEQAST